A segment of the Mercurialis annua linkage group LG4, ddMerAnnu1.2, whole genome shotgun sequence genome:
GGGGATCAGACCCTGTTCCTGGCGATGACAACGTTGCTGAGGAGCAGCAGCAGTTAGAGGCTGGAGCACCTGTTCAGCCTCGGCAGCAGCGTGAGCCTGGCGAGCCCCCGGCTGTTCTGGACGACCGGGGTAGGGCGAGGGTTCACCCGGACCCTAGCAGGTATGTTTACAATTTAGTTTTCCACGTTTAAAttgtaatatgtatatatactaaACTATGCCTAAAAAATCACAGGACGATGTTGATCGACTCTGGGCTTGTTTCACGGGCTATGCGGGAGATTTTTAGGAAGTGCTGGTTCGATAATGGAACAGCATGGCGCTTTCTAACAGCCGAGCAGAGGGAGTTCTACTTCCAGGAGTTCCAGGTAATTCAATTTAcagcttcgtaacgtttaaattatgttttttttgaaaaaactaaCTAATGCAACATGTTTGTACTGTTTGCAGAAAGAGTTCTGGTGGGATAGTGCGGCGTACAGCGAGGAGGTCATTAGACAGGTCTTCATGGTCCATGCAGCCAACCGCTACAAAGACAACATCCACAGAATGAGGAGGACACAACAGAAGCATATTTCTGTGACCCAGGACATCTGGGATGCTTGGAACGCATTCTGGAACTCGGAGAAAGAGAAGAAAAGGTCAGAAACCGCCCGAGCAAATCGTATGAGCGAGCCAGCGGGCGCCGGTTCTGGACCTGTCCGCCATACTGGTGGATCTCGCTCTGCTCTGAAGCATATGGATGTGatggtttgttttaaaattcagtaattaaaatacttaaataacatatttattttattttgatactaattgaattgtattttttattttaggaaatGGAGCTTGGCCGGAAACCGAGTGCGACGGAGTTGTACACTCGCCTTCACTCCACGAAGGCTGACAAGAAGCCGGTCGACAAACGGGCTCAAGATATGACTGtaagtttttattaaacttgtaattctctaagttgaatttaataattcgGAAATGATCTATTAGATTGAAAATGCTTGTTGGTTAGCTGTTAAACATGTTTATTATTGGATTATATACTggaatttgcttgcaggacttccctgaaaaatgggtgatggtCATATTACAGAGGAAATGCTGTCGAAATTTCGTTAGAAATTAGGTTTACTTTGTAATATGTTATGCATTTTTGGTTGCTTTAAAACTAAACTGatatcttttttattgttttgtaggACGCCATCACTGAGAGGCTTGCTGCTGCGACACAGCCTCAGACCGGAGAGGGTAGCTCCTCGAGCCCAGCTGCAGTGGACGAGACCCAAGTGTTTCTAGACATCGAGGGCATCAACAAGAAGAAACGCGTGTACGGGTTGGGTTCTGCGAGCAGCAGGTACGCCGGGCCAAGCAGCAGGGTGCAGCGAGGCAGCTTTTCTAGGACGTCGCAGCAGGCAGacgaggaggtcgagcgccgtGTGCAGGCCGGCATTCAGGAGGGTCTGCGACTGGCTCGGGAACAGCAGGCTGCGAACATGGCCCAGATGATACGCGAGGAGATTGCCAGGATGATTCCTAACCTTCCGGCAGAGTATCGGCCACAGCGCCCACCTACCCCACCAGACGATGACGACACACCAGCTTTGTAGTGTcgtgttagtttattttattacaaacaTGTAATacagtttttttatattctgACGTTTATATGTATActcttatatttatatatatatatatatatatatatatatatatatatatatatatatttatttgtcagTTTTAATTGATTGTAATTCATAATTGAATTGTTTTACTGTATTTAAAACGACAGGGGAAAACGGcaaaaaaatagcataaaacgGCAGAAAAATGccgaaaaaaatgaaatttgcgacggactttgGTATTTGCGACGGACTTTTCCGTCGCCAATTCATCAGCTTTTGGAGACAAAAGCTgatgaattggcgacggatGTTGTCCGTCGCTGATTTGCGACGGATGTTGTCCGTCGCTGATTTgcgacggatatttccgtcgcAGACCCCTCAGCTTTCGTCTCCAAGGCTGAGGCATTTGC
Coding sequences within it:
- the LOC126678431 gene encoding uncharacterized protein LOC126678431, whose protein sequence is MRCSCLLNKKQKMSSSHPHQTKMKAKNFSSMRGRGRGSGTGRGSASGRGRGRGSDPVPGDDNVAEEQQQLEAGAPVQPRQQREPGEPPAVLDDRGRARVHPDPSRTMLIDSGLVSRAMREIFRKCWFDNGTAWRFLTAEQREFYFQEFQKEFWWDSAAYSEEVIRQVFMVHAANRYKDNIHRMRRTQQKHISVTQDIWDAWNAFWNSEKEKKRSETARANRMSEPAGAGSGPVRHTGGSRSALKHMDVMEMELGRKPSATELYTRLHSTKADKKPVDKRAQDMTDFPEKWVMVILQRKCCRNFDAITERLAAATQPQTGEGSSSSPAAVDETQVFLDIEGINKKKRVYGLGSASSRYAGPSSRVQRGSFSRTSQQADEEVERRVQAGIQEGLRLAREQQAANMAQMIREEIARMIPNLPAEYRPQRPPTPPDDDDTPAL